A genomic window from Cydia amplana chromosome 3, ilCydAmpl1.1, whole genome shotgun sequence includes:
- the LOC134662560 gene encoding transmembrane protein 41 homolog isoform X1 codes for MDNNITHRRIRRRGELPMQDPKVSSTSNGDRPSVLRAEIPNTYVYRLPIPNSVPGTHSPGTSDISTSKALILVLIIFTSSLLALGLLYRQFPDLEEEERQHIKLPWDLDDAKQLGLVLDRYKDKYFYEVMSGVFLIYIFLQTFAIPGSIFLSILSGFLFPFYLALVMVCCCSAIGASLCFFLSNLLGKKLVKKFFPERAAQWSKAVEKHKNNLLNYIIFLRVTPFLPNWFINMTAPVIGVPLVPFAVGTFIGVAPPSFVAIQAGQTLHTLTSTSDAWSWTSITVLSVFALVSLIPVLLKNRLREKFE; via the exons ATGGATAATAATATAACCCATAGGAGAATTAGACGACGAGGTGAATTACCTATGCAAGATCCAAAGGTTTCCTCCACGTCCAATGGGGATCGTCCTTCTGTCCTACGAGCAGAAATACCCAATACCTACGTCTACCGCCTACCCATTCCAA ATTCTGTTCCTGGCACTCACAGTCCTGGTACAAGTGATATATCTACATCTAAAGCTTTAATTTTAGTCTTGATAATTTTTACCTCTTCACTGTTGGCTTTGGGACTTCTATATAGACAATTTCCGGATTTGGAAGA AGAAGAAAGACAACATATAAAATTGCCATGGGACCTTGATGATGCCAAGCAGCTCGGATTGGTGTTGGATCGCTACAAGGACAAGTACTTCTATGAAGTAATGAGTGGTGTTTTTCTAATTTACATATT CTTGCAAACTTTTGCAATACCTGGGTCCATATTCCTCAGTATTCTGTCCGGGTTCCTGTTCCCGTTTTACCTGGCTCTAGTCATGGTGTGCTGCTGCTCTGCAATTGGAGCCAGCCTATGCTTCTTCCTGTCCAATCTTCTCGGGAAAAAGCTGGTGAAGAAGTTCTTTCCAGAGAGAGCTGCGCAATGGTCAAAAGCTGTTGAAAAGCACAAAAACAATCTGCTCAACTACATAATATTCTTGAGAGTGACACCCTTTTTACCCAACTGGTTCATTAACATGACGGCACCCGTTATAGGCGTGCCGCTGGTGCCATTTGCTGTAGGAACTTTTATTG GTGTTGCTCCTCCATCTTTCGTAGCAATTCAAGCCGGACAGACACTCCACACCCTCACATCCACAAGCGATGCCTGGTCATGGACCTCCATCACTGTCCTGAGCGTATTTGCTCTAGTCTCACTTATACCAGTTCTACTCAAGAATCGTCTACGAGAAAAGTTTGAATAA
- the LOC134662560 gene encoding transmembrane protein 41 homolog isoform X2, with protein sequence MDNNITHRRIRRRDSVPGTHSPGTSDISTSKALILVLIIFTSSLLALGLLYRQFPDLEEEERQHIKLPWDLDDAKQLGLVLDRYKDKYFYEVMSGVFLIYIFLQTFAIPGSIFLSILSGFLFPFYLALVMVCCCSAIGASLCFFLSNLLGKKLVKKFFPERAAQWSKAVEKHKNNLLNYIIFLRVTPFLPNWFINMTAPVIGVPLVPFAVGTFIGVAPPSFVAIQAGQTLHTLTSTSDAWSWTSITVLSVFALVSLIPVLLKNRLREKFE encoded by the exons ATGGATAATAATATAACCCATAGGAGAATTAGACGACGAG ATTCTGTTCCTGGCACTCACAGTCCTGGTACAAGTGATATATCTACATCTAAAGCTTTAATTTTAGTCTTGATAATTTTTACCTCTTCACTGTTGGCTTTGGGACTTCTATATAGACAATTTCCGGATTTGGAAGA AGAAGAAAGACAACATATAAAATTGCCATGGGACCTTGATGATGCCAAGCAGCTCGGATTGGTGTTGGATCGCTACAAGGACAAGTACTTCTATGAAGTAATGAGTGGTGTTTTTCTAATTTACATATT CTTGCAAACTTTTGCAATACCTGGGTCCATATTCCTCAGTATTCTGTCCGGGTTCCTGTTCCCGTTTTACCTGGCTCTAGTCATGGTGTGCTGCTGCTCTGCAATTGGAGCCAGCCTATGCTTCTTCCTGTCCAATCTTCTCGGGAAAAAGCTGGTGAAGAAGTTCTTTCCAGAGAGAGCTGCGCAATGGTCAAAAGCTGTTGAAAAGCACAAAAACAATCTGCTCAACTACATAATATTCTTGAGAGTGACACCCTTTTTACCCAACTGGTTCATTAACATGACGGCACCCGTTATAGGCGTGCCGCTGGTGCCATTTGCTGTAGGAACTTTTATTG GTGTTGCTCCTCCATCTTTCGTAGCAATTCAAGCCGGACAGACACTCCACACCCTCACATCCACAAGCGATGCCTGGTCATGGACCTCCATCACTGTCCTGAGCGTATTTGCTCTAGTCTCACTTATACCAGTTCTACTCAAGAATCGTCTACGAGAAAAGTTTGAATAA